In Thermosphaera sp., the sequence CGACTCTCGTATCGTTGAAGTTCAATTGGAGTCTTGTGAAGGCCGAGATGCTAAGGGTTATAGACTACGTGCTAGCAAAGGAGAAGATAAGAGCTATAATTGAAGGCGTTGAAACACTCATCCCTCGTCCCAGCCCAGCGCTGAAGACCCTCTCCCTAGCAATCATAACTGAAGTGTTGGATGAAGAGGCTACATCTCCAAGCTTACTCGTTTCTATAGGTTATTATGATGGAGGCGTTTCGAGAGTTGTGTCGGAACTCTACCCGCCGATCCCATATATCAAGCCGCCGCCCCAGGTACTGGAGGTGGAGAGGGAAATTCTTGACAAGGTCTTATACGAGGACTTCAAGGTCGTGGTTGAAGACAGGAGCGCGGTGCTGAGGCAGCTGAGGACTGCAAACCTCAGGCACTTGTCGAGTCTACTGGAGAAGGAGTGGGATAAAGTGATAGACTTAGCTAAGAAGTCATCAGACTACTCAGTGAAGATGTTCACCCCTGAAGCTGTATCCCTGATAGAAGATAGGGATCAATGGATTCAGCCGGCTGACGTTCAACTCGTGCTGAAGAGATTGAGGGAGAGTAAGAGTCTAACCGATGACTTGAGACGAGAGCTTCAGAGGTTCTTGTCGAGGAAAGCTAGGCTTAACTACATAGCTAACCTGGTTTTAAATGAGTTGGCACGAAAGAAATCGTTGAGGAGCGGTGGTGGGACGGGGGTTATTTGAGAGTAAGGCGCCATCTCACCGCGACTTTAACGTCAATCCTCTTGTATCGCTGAGCCCTGGCGCTTCACGGGCTCGCTCTCGATCGTTTGAGCGGTTCATTTATTCATCGCTATAACTGTGTTATATTTATTAAAGTGAACGAGAGTTTCAATAATCAGGTGTTCACCCCAGCGTTTACGATTTGATTACCTAGAGCTGGTGAAGTCGAATGAATCGTGAAGACAGGATTTTCTGGGCTCAACAACCCGTGGCAACTTATGTTGGCCTGCCTGATTCATCATTGAGTGTAGGTGAAGAGTGGTGGTAAGCGCGGATTCCCCTGGTCACGAGCTTAGGAGAGAGAGGTTTCGTTTAATCGGTGTCGATTGTGCTGCCTGCATCTACTCCATAAGAAGATCTCTGGAACGATTAGACGGTGTCGTCGGTTTCGAGGCGGATGTAAACAGCGGGGATGCAGTAGTAGTTTATAATGCTCAGAGGCTCTCTACAAGAGACATAGTCAAGGCCATCAGAGACGTGGGCTACGATGTTGAGAAGAGGCAATTGCGGCTGTCTATAGACTTGGAGGAAGCCGAAATACCGGCTTTCGAGAAACACGTTTCTAGAATTAATGGTGTTATAGAATGTCGTTACTCCCCTATCACTAAGGTAGCGGTAATTCTCTTCAACCCTTACACGCTGTCTGAGGCCGAGCTGTTCGATGAAGTTAAGGCGGAATACCCCGGTTTGAGAGAAGTATCCGAAGAAGCAGCGGAGATTTTGGGAGATGATAAATCCGCCGAGCACGTTAGGAGACTAGTATCTTTCGTTGCGGGCTTGACGGCAGTGACCTATCACGGCTTGATGGCCCTCGGTGTTGAGACGCCGTTTCATCATTACGATGCATATTTCCTGTTTACTCTAGCAACACTCGTTATTATGTTGAACCTTGACATTTTGTGGAAAGGATTGAAATCCCTTGCCCGGTGGACGCCAACCATGGACTCTCTGGTATCACTATCCTCGCTTACAACATACTTGTACAGTACTGCAGTGCTCGTGTTATTGGGAGGGGGCGGTGAAGTATTCTTCGAGGCATCAGCCGGCGTGCTTGGCTTCGTCGCAGCTGGAAGATATCTCGAAGAAAGATTGAGAAGAAGGGCTTCAAGGGCTCTTTCCCATCTCGTTGAATTATCCTCGAGAACTGCTAGGGTGGTTGATGGAACTGGGAGCGTAAGGGTTGTCGATATCGGTTTCGTGAAACCAGGCGATATAATAGAAGTGAGAGCGGGTGAGAGAATCCCTGTTGATGGAGTCGTCGTGGAGGGAGAAGGTTATGTTGACGAGTCAATGTTCACGGGGGAGCCCGCGCCCAAGGCCAAGGATAGTGAGCTACGGGATGCGGTCTTAGCCGGGTCTTTTCTAGTAAGCGGCTACATTCGGGTAAGAGCGACCAGGGTCGGCGACGATACGAACCTAGCGCATATAGTTAAGGCGGTGAGGGAAGCTCAGTTCTACAAGCCCAGTATCCAGAGGATAGCTGATAGAGTAGTCGGCTTTATGACGTGGGCCGTTATCCTGCTGAGCTCTATTACTTTCGCCTACTGGTTCATTGTGGAGAAACTTCCCGTTGGGGAATCCCTCCTATTCGCGGTCTCAGTGCTAGCAGTGACATGTCCATGTCCCCTAGGAATAGCCATACCCATGGTTGTATCATTGGCATCGATCAAAGCTACTCAGATTGGAGTATTGATTAGAAGGGGAGACGTGCTAGAGAGGGTGCTGCAGGTGAACGTTGCTGTTCTAGACAAGACCGGAACTCTTACGGTTGGCAAACCCGAAGTGCTTTCATTCACCCCTCTGAATGGATATGATCAGAAAACAGTGCTCGAGAATGCATGTTCAGCCGAGCTCAGGAGTGAGCACCCTCTGGGAAAGGCCATCTTGGATTACTGCTCTACTCATCAAGTCAGACTCCGCGAAGTATCGGAGTATGATCAAATACCGGGGCTAGGAATAGTCGCCAGGCTCGACGATGTCGATGTTGCAGTAGGTTCTGAGAGGCTTTTTGAAAGACTTTACGATAACGGGTTAGACGAGTTCTCCTCCTTAATAGACGAGGTATCATCGAGGGGGAGGACTCCTGTGGTTGTAGCGTTGAACGGCGTCCCCGCCGGAGTCTTCGAGATCGGAGACAAACTTAGACCCGAGAGCAAGGAGTTCATTAGATTCTTAAAGGAGACAGGAATACGTCCAGTTCTAGCGACAGGCGATAATGAGAAAACAGCTAAGGTTGTATCTTCAGAACTAGGCATAGAGACTGTTCACGCAGAGCTGAGGCCCGAAGACAAGGCCGAGCTCGTTGAGATGTTGCAGTCGAGTGGTAACAGGGTTATGTTTGTTGGAGACGGGGTAAACGATGCAGCTTCAATAGGTAGAGCATTCGTGGGAGTGGCGATGGGGAGAGGCTCAGACTTGTCGAAGGAGGCTGGAGACATTGTTATCGTTAACGACAACTTGTCCTCGTTAATAAAGCTGTTCCAGCTATCGAGGAAGTCTCGGAGAAAATCCATGGAGAATCTCGCGTGGGCGTTTGCATACAATTTAGTGCTCGTCCCCATCGCCATGGGAGCTCTATACAAGACCTTCGGGTTGATGCTTAGGCCCGAGGCGGCGGCTGTTGCGATGATGTTGAGCGATATATCAGTAGTCCTGAACTCCTTGTCTCTTCTAAAGTGGAAACCTAGCTAAGGGTCAGCCTTTAAATTGTTTCCTGGCTCCTGACTCCTCGAGCAGTGCTCCTACTCCGGCATCCCCGTCGGACCATGTACTATATAGTGTTCCGGGTCTTTCTCGAATGCCCTTAAGCACCGCACGCTACAGAAGTAGTAGATTTTTCCCTTGTAAACGCTCTTATACTTTGCTTTGCCAGGGTCCACCTTCATTCCGCACACAGGGTCCACAGCCTCCTGCACGGCTCACACCCCGTTTAATAATATTGGCAACGCCGGATAATAACTCCCCGACACGAAGCTAACGTTGTGATAGAATCATCATTTTGTTGTTCGGCGGGCTTTTGATTTAACTAGAAACAACCCCGTTCTCTATATGGTTAGCTCGCAACATCCGCGTAAGGTGCTTTAGGATTTGTTTTCGATGATCCTGCGCATGCATCGGGCACTAGGTAGAGGTGGCATCTAAAACTATCTGCCCCAGGCTTTGAGCATGCTTGAGATCCTTCAATGCCTCATTCGCCTCATGCAATTTGTACTCTCTTACCTCTGGCCGAATCCCATGCTCCAGCGCGATTTCAATGAACTCTGAAACATCTCTCCTAGTAACGTTGGCAACAGTTTTCACCTCTCTCTCACCCCACAGGAGTCTGTATTCGAGCCTTTCAACAGGCGTCATGTATATTTCGCCTAGCACAACTCTTCCACCTTTATCCGTCTTCTTCAAGGCCTCCACGAAGACTTCTGAAGCCGGAGCATACACTATCGCGGCGTCGAGCTTTTCTGGCGGTTCATCCCCCGTCCTCCCCGCCCATTCTGCGCCATTCCTTAGGGCGTGTTCGATTTTCCACGGGCTGCTCGTAAACACGTAAACGCGAAGACCGAGTTTCCTTGCTGTTTGAAGCATTAAGTGGGCGGCGCTCCCGTAGCCGAATAATCCGAGAACACCTTGCTTTCCTAGGAGCCCAGTCATTTTAAGGGACCTGTAGCCAACTGCTCCTGCGCACATTAGCGGAGCGGCATCTGAGTCGCTGAGTCCATTGGGGATTCTGTGGACATACTTGTAGTGCGCGACCATGTATTCGGCGTATCCCCCGTCAACCGAGTAGCCGGTGAACAAGGCGTTGTCGCAAAGGTTCTCCAATCCCCTCTTACAGTATTTGCAAACCCCGCATGTCTTGTAGAGCCACGGCACTCCGACCAACTCGCCTTTGGATACTCCTTCAACGCCGTCCCCGGTCTCCACGACTCTTCCAATAACTTGGTGTCCCGGGATAAGCGGTAATTTAACCGGGGGTAGCTCACCCTCGACTATGTGGAGATCTGTCCTGCAGACTCCGCACTTGTGGATTCTAATCAACACTTCCTCCGTACTTGGGGAGGGCGTTTCCACCTCTACGTACTTGAGAGGATTTGTTTCAACAGGGGCCGGCTTATAGAGGACCATGGCCTTCATAGGTTAAAATACACCTGACATCTATATGGTTTCAAGGGGGTATTAATTGGTCACGCTAGCCAATACGAGCGTTTACTTTCTCCAAGCTTTGGCAGGAGCATTAATAATTGCTTTACTGGCTTTCCTCGCGTTGTTTGGTTCTAAGGGTTTCAGAAGATACATTGTAACATGGATGATTATTGTGCTCATCATATTGCACTACTCGATTGTACTGGTCGTATCAAGGATCGCTAAGGTAACTATATTGCCACTCATTATTATCGAGCGTGATACATACGGTGGAAGCATTTACCCGGATTATGGCCAACTAGCTGTTCTAGTTTTAATCACCTTGTGGAGGAAGGAGGTTTTCAACACAATTACGTCTTTCTCCAAGAGGCTGACGCAGAGTGGTGCAGGTGGCGAGAATCCTCAAGCTGGAGAACCTGTTGGAGTGCAAGGTCAAGAGGAGAGTTAACAGGTTCACAGTGGAAGTAGAAGTTAATGGGAAGACAGCAGGAGCTCACTTAACAAACACTGGGAGACTGAGCGAATACCTCGTTAGAGGGAAGAGAGGACTTTGCGCGTTGATTGATTCGCCGAGGCTTAAGTACAGGTTGATAGCCGTAGAAGACCAATTCGCGTATGCCGTCGTAGATACCTTAACGCAACAAAGAGTTTTCGAGCAACTTCTTGCACAGGGGATGATTCCCTGGCTTTCCAAGTGCGAGCTGTTTAAGAGGAATTTTAGAGTTAGAGGGGAAGTGATAGACTTCCTTGTAAAGTGTCCGGGTATTTCGCGGCTGGTTGAGTTGAAGAGCAGCGTTCTCCGAGTTCAAGGTATCTACGCATCATATCCCGACTGCCCCACCGAAAGGGGTAGAAGACAGATCAACGTTTTAGCCGATGTCGCTGCTGAGTATAAGCCGGCGGTTGTCTTCGTGGCTGCGTTGCCAGGCGTTGTTGGATTCAAACCATACTGTAGCGGAGACCCATTTATTTTTGACGTGATGAAAAGAGCTGCTGAGAAAGGAGTATTGTTTAAGGCCTTCAACATCTACATGGTTGATGAGACAGGGTGGATCGTTCTGGAAAGACCTGATCTCCCCGTAGTGTTGGAATGCTGAATAACGATGAAGGAGAACAGCATTATAATATGACGCTGTGGGCGAGGGATACGTGTCAGAGTGCGTCGCTTGAACCCTTCCCTAGGATGCGGGTTGATATGAATTGAGAGTGGATCAGTGCCGCCGCCGGGATTTGAACCCGGGTATCCCGCACCCTCTCTCTAACGGACCTATAGGGTGTCACGGGCTCGAGAGGCCCGCATACTTGACCGGGCTATACTACGGCGGCATCTAGGTAATGGATTAATTGTTTAAGGGTTTTAAAACCTTGTTTAATCTGAAGTGAAGACTACTTTTGATTATTTACATCCGGTCTGGGCGGGGTAACGTTTACCTGACCCTGGTACTTGCCCCCGTATGGCTTGTATACTGGACTACTGGTCCTCAGGAAGACTACATGCAGGAATCTTTGAAGCGGGTAGACTCTCACCGGGACGTTCCCCCCAATAATCTCGATAGTGATGTTTCCCTTGAACCCGGCGTCGATGACAGTTGGAGGTATGAATAGGTTTAGCCTTGCAAAAGTGCTCCTCAAGTTCACCAGCCCGACAAGGTCTACCGGCATCTCAACCCATTCAAGCGTTGTCGCTAGCACGTGCTCGTGCGGATTTATAATAAATCCTTCATCACCCACCTTCTGGCACTCCATGAAGTCTCCCACGTTCACCAGCCTAGAGTCGAGCACTCCTCCATTTGGTTTAAACCTGCAGAACTCTCCCCCGAACCGCATGTCGACCCCGTTCTCCCTTACCGTGTCCTCGAACAAAGGGTCTATGACGAGGAGCTTCTTCTCCAGGTAAACCCTAATATCCCAGTCGCTCAGAATCATTCAAACACCTCGCGGGGGCTCCCCCGATACATATGTTTCAGCGTGTTATTTAAACACAGACGTCTTCGCGCCTACTCAACCCTGAATAAGGCTGGGGAAACAGGAAAAAAATCTAGCTGCGTGATTCAAGAGGAAAAGTGAATCGCTATTCTTGCACCTCTTGCAGCGGGGGAGCCGGAGGTCTTCCCGCGGCCCTCCCGATCGCCACTACTATTAGGAAGGTGATTACCCCGACCAGTGCTCCTATCACGGAGTCTCCGATGCCGTATGGCTGACCCGCTAGTCTCCAGTAGACGCCGGCTATGCTTCCAGTTATTATTGATGCTATACCTGCTTCCTTAGTGACATACTTCATGATCAATCCGAGTGCGAAGGGGGCAAACGGTCCAGCCGACCTGAGCATGAATGCAAACGTGTTTATAGTTACGATGTCGAATCGTGTCAAAGCAGCGGCAGCGGCTAATGCACCCACGAAGACGACGCCTAGGCGCGTAAGTATTAGTATCTCCCTGTCGCTTGCGTTCTTCCTCAAGTACCTCTTCCACACGTCAACGGTGAAGATTGAGGCGACGCCGAGCATGTCTGAGTCTGCACTCGACATGGTCGCGGCTAGTACAGCGGCTAGCGCTAGTCCAGCGATAGGCTCGGGGGCGTAGCCCAGCATTACTTTAGCGTATGCGTCGCTAGCGCTGATGCCAGGGAGTTCTGCGAGGGCAACGAGCCCTATGATGGCTGGAATGAACGCGTAAATGCTCATGAAGATGCCTGATAGTATTGATCCCTTTAATGCTATTTTTTCATCCTTCGAGGCGAGGGCTCTCGAAGCCATCTCAGCACCGGTGATGAAAGACACTATGTACATGAAGACGAGGTTTAAGATGTTGTTGTATCCAAGCTTGAAGAAATCGAGCTGTCCAGCGGGGAGTCTCGCGACGACACTCTCCCAGCTTCCAGCATTTGCGAGTATGAAAGGGACAGCTATCAGCATTCCAAGAGTAATCATGAGCCACTGGACGAAATCCGTTAACACATCAGCCCAAAGCCCGCCGAGAATCGTGTACAGTATTGTGATGATGGTTGCCAACAATACTCCTGTTTCAAACGGGAGGCCGGTTAAAGCCGAGAATATCGTGCCCGAGGCCAGTATTTGCGATGCGGTGAGTGTTGTTAGAGATATCATCTGTAGGATTGAAGTAGTTAAGTGAGATGGAGGGCCGAACCTTCCAGAGATGACTTGCGGGAGAGTCCAAGCCCTTGTTTTCCTCATATAGTAGAATACGTAGCCAACGGGGATCATGGCTATTCCAGCGGTCATTATGTACCAACCCGCTGACAGCCCCCACGCACCGTAGGCTCTTGCAGCAACTCCTACAGTGCTCCCGCCACCGATATTGTTGGCTGAGAGTGAAGCTGCAACGAACAATAACCCCACTCTTCGTCCTGCAATTACAAGGTCCTGAGCGGTTCTCACCTTATACCTGGCAGCGTAGAACCCGACTCCTAACATGAATAAGAGATACGCTAGGACTACTATCAAGGCCCATAAATACATAACATTCACAAGGTAATATTCACGGTTAAAGTAAAAAAATCTTTAGTTTCTCGCAATAGTCTTGATCGAGTTAAATGGGAGTCGCGCCTTCACTAGTCATTAAATCATCATACTTTACGTATGCAGCGAGGAGAAGTGCCCCGACCACAACTCCGCCGAAGATGAACCCGAGAGCACAGTCTGTGAGAGTCAAGTTCTTCGCTTCTTTGAACTTACCCTTTTGGATTAAGTCGATTATCTGTGTGCAGTGATAGTAGACGACGAAGTCAATTATTGCAATAACCATTACAAAGAAGCCCACTACGATGAATATGGTCGCGATCCCAATAATCAAGAGTACGACCGCGAATAATACCGAGATAGTGGACGCCATGCGTGTTAAACTGAGAATAGTGTCGAGCGCGTGAGGTCTCTCGCTCACGAGGTTTCCCTTAGTAAATATTGGTTTCGAGAAAGTATTAAGAGTTCCGGAAAAATTTCAGAGCATTCCAAGCTGTTGTGAGACACTGGCTTATCTGGGAGTTGGGTACATGCTCGGGGCATTTTTGAATAGTGAATGAACACTCGCCTCTCAGGTAATCGTCAAGAGTGCAAGGCTTGAGGCGGGTTCTATTCTCGTAAAGCACGCATCTCGGTCCAGCATAATTGAAAAGAGTGGGGTGAACCTCTACTAGTTGACTCCACAAGCCCCACGCAACCATTCTTATCTCCCACTGGGCGCGGGCACACATTCTCAATGGGAGGAATATTTCTAAGAGCTCCCGGGCGTTCATGGATACTAAGAGCCTTGTCTTAACGGCTTGCGGTAGGAGGTATCTAGCGTCTTCATACGAGGTCTGAGATGCAAGCGCTTCGTAGTATCCCGCCGTTGCCATCAATAACTGCTTCAAGGGCTCAACCCTCCTGGTTTCAACCAGTGAGGGCGGAACGATAAACCCCTCTGCTACGAGATCTAGTAGCGTTTCAAAATCCTCGAGCTCGTCAACGAGTTTATACAATAGCGTGCTTATCCTGCCGGGGTCTTCTGAAAACTCAACCCTCATTGCCGAGAAGGCTTTTTCAACCAAGCCTTTCAAGTATCTATCACTGTATCTCTGGGACAACTGGGAGTAGCTGGCATGCCTGTGTCTAACTAGTTGGTGGCTGCATGCTCTACTGCACACGACTTCGAAAACGTAAATGCTATGCTCGAGCGGGCTTCCATGACCTCTGGAGACAAGCTCTCTAATCCACACGTTCTTCTTCTCGGGACTCAGGCTTTCCATGATACTCGTAAAATCCTTGGGAGTGATCGTCAACTTTGCCGATGATGCTA encodes:
- a CDS encoding zinc-dependent alcohol dehydrogenase family protein; the encoded protein is MKAMVLYKPAPVETNPLKYVEVETPSPSTEEVLIRIHKCGVCRTDLHIVEGELPPVKLPLIPGHQVIGRVVETGDGVEGVSKGELVGVPWLYKTCGVCKYCKRGLENLCDNALFTGYSVDGGYAEYMVAHYKYVHRIPNGLSDSDAAPLMCAGAVGYRSLKMTGLLGKQGVLGLFGYGSAAHLMLQTARKLGLRVYVFTSSPWKIEHALRNGAEWAGRTGDEPPEKLDAAIVYAPASEVFVEALKKTDKGGRVVLGEIYMTPVERLEYRLLWGEREVKTVANVTRRDVSEFIEIALEHGIRPEVREYKLHEANEALKDLKHAQSLGQIVLDATST
- a CDS encoding sodium:solute symporter family protein; the encoded protein is MYLWALIVVLAYLLFMLGVGFYAARYKVRTAQDLVIAGRRVGLLFVAASLSANNIGGGSTVGVAARAYGAWGLSAGWYIMTAGIAMIPVGYVFYYMRKTRAWTLPQVISGRFGPPSHLTTSILQMISLTTLTASQILASGTIFSALTGLPFETGVLLATIITILYTILGGLWADVLTDFVQWLMITLGMLIAVPFILANAGSWESVVARLPAGQLDFFKLGYNNILNLVFMYIVSFITGAEMASRALASKDEKIALKGSILSGIFMSIYAFIPAIIGLVALAELPGISASDAYAKVMLGYAPEPIAGLALAAVLAATMSSADSDMLGVASIFTVDVWKRYLRKNASDREILILTRLGVVFVGALAAAAALTRFDIVTINTFAFMLRSAGPFAPFALGLIMKYVTKEAGIASIITGSIAGVYWRLAGQPYGIGDSVIGALVGVITFLIVVAIGRAAGRPPAPPLQEVQE
- a CDS encoding YHS domain-containing protein, giving the protein MQEAVDPVCGMKVDPGKAKYKSVYKGKIYYFCSVRCLRAFEKDPEHYIVHGPTGMPE
- the sfsA gene encoding DNA/RNA nuclease SfsA, which gives rise to MECKVKRRVNRFTVEVEVNGKTAGAHLTNTGRLSEYLVRGKRGLCALIDSPRLKYRLIAVEDQFAYAVVDTLTQQRVFEQLLAQGMIPWLSKCELFKRNFRVRGEVIDFLVKCPGISRLVELKSSVLRVQGIYASYPDCPTERGRRQINVLADVAAEYKPAVVFVAALPGVVGFKPYCSGDPFIFDVMKRAAEKGVLFKAFNIYMVDETGWIVLERPDLPVVLEC
- the dcd gene encoding dCTP deaminase, with translation MILSDWDIRVYLEKKLLVIDPLFEDTVRENGVDMRFGGEFCRFKPNGGVLDSRLVNVGDFMECQKVGDEGFIINPHEHVLATTLEWVEMPVDLVGLVNLRSTFARLNLFIPPTVIDAGFKGNITIEIIGGNVPVRVYPLQRFLHVVFLRTSSPVYKPYGGKYQGQVNVTPPRPDVNNQK
- the thyX gene encoding FAD-dependent thymidylate synthase, producing MKNLHNKYTRFGEVQTQVLSMEKVSRESTPKHLPRVNLVAWLNESENIIASSAKLTITPKDFTSIMESLSPEKKNVWIRELVSRGHGSPLEHSIYVFEVVCSRACSHQLVRHRHASYSQLSQRYSDRYLKGLVEKAFSAMRVEFSEDPGRISTLLYKLVDELEDFETLLDLVAEGFIVPPSLVETRRVEPLKQLLMATAGYYEALASQTSYEDARYLLPQAVKTRLLVSMNARELLEIFLPLRMCARAQWEIRMVAWGLWSQLVEVHPTLFNYAGPRCVLYENRTRLKPCTLDDYLRGECSFTIQKCPEHVPNSQISQCLTTAWNALKFFRNS
- a CDS encoding heavy metal translocating P-type ATPase, which codes for MVSADSPGHELRRERFRLIGVDCAACIYSIRRSLERLDGVVGFEADVNSGDAVVVYNAQRLSTRDIVKAIRDVGYDVEKRQLRLSIDLEEAEIPAFEKHVSRINGVIECRYSPITKVAVILFNPYTLSEAELFDEVKAEYPGLREVSEEAAEILGDDKSAEHVRRLVSFVAGLTAVTYHGLMALGVETPFHHYDAYFLFTLATLVIMLNLDILWKGLKSLARWTPTMDSLVSLSSLTTYLYSTAVLVLLGGGGEVFFEASAGVLGFVAAGRYLEERLRRRASRALSHLVELSSRTARVVDGTGSVRVVDIGFVKPGDIIEVRAGERIPVDGVVVEGEGYVDESMFTGEPAPKAKDSELRDAVLAGSFLVSGYIRVRATRVGDDTNLAHIVKAVREAQFYKPSIQRIADRVVGFMTWAVILLSSITFAYWFIVEKLPVGESLLFAVSVLAVTCPCPLGIAIPMVVSLASIKATQIGVLIRRGDVLERVLQVNVAVLDKTGTLTVGKPEVLSFTPLNGYDQKTVLENACSAELRSEHPLGKAILDYCSTHQVRLREVSEYDQIPGLGIVARLDDVDVAVGSERLFERLYDNGLDEFSSLIDEVSSRGRTPVVVALNGVPAGVFEIGDKLRPESKEFIRFLKETGIRPVLATGDNEKTAKVVSSELGIETVHAELRPEDKAELVEMLQSSGNRVMFVGDGVNDAASIGRAFVGVAMGRGSDLSKEAGDIVIVNDNLSSLIKLFQLSRKSRRKSMENLAWAFAYNLVLVPIAMGALYKTFGLMLRPEAAAVAMMLSDISVVLNSLSLLKWKPS